One part of the Chloroflexota bacterium genome encodes these proteins:
- a CDS encoding caspase family protein — protein MKKLLLGILAAVLTLALVSSPVAAKPGMDKLLPATDIELVKRATIHGERGSAGKPAPGASTGLLGQLALGNKYAIVIGISDYPGTANDLSYCDEDARDMVSALTSLHGYDAANIISLIDLNASFDNIKNAVNDIKGRVAADSAPAQAEVVFFFSGHGAKGKFADDDAQDKLQGVDSNGTDEAIVCHNGSQNGQLRDWFNGFGTSRIIFVFDSCLAGGMTDLASSGRVINMACSETGVSYESSSWGGGHGQFTYYFVDQGMLSGLADKYDYDRDGKLKEPGDVSIEEAFDYAKANCLKQTPSIRDSFINDLLL, from the coding sequence GTGAAGAAGTTATTATTAGGTATCTTGGCAGCAGTGTTGACCCTTGCGCTTGTGTCATCACCGGTAGCAGCTAAACCCGGAATGGATAAGCTGTTGCCGGCAACTGATATTGAGCTTGTGAAAAGGGCCACGATCCATGGGGAGCGTGGAAGCGCGGGTAAGCCAGCGCCAGGAGCGTCGACCGGCCTTCTGGGGCAACTGGCTTTGGGAAACAAGTATGCTATAGTAATCGGTATTTCTGACTACCCGGGTACAGCGAATGACCTTTCCTACTGTGATGAGGACGCCAGAGACATGGTTTCGGCTCTTACCAGCCTTCACGGTTACGATGCAGCTAATATTATCAGCCTTATCGATCTTAATGCCAGCTTCGATAATATCAAAAATGCTGTTAATGACATAAAAGGGAGGGTGGCCGCAGACTCAGCACCGGCGCAGGCTGAGGTTGTCTTCTTCTTCAGCGGGCACGGTGCCAAAGGCAAGTTCGCTGATGACGATGCACAGGACAAGTTGCAGGGAGTTGACTCAAACGGTACTGATGAAGCCATCGTTTGCCACAATGGTAGCCAGAATGGGCAGTTGAGGGATTGGTTTAACGGCTTCGGAACCTCAAGGATTATCTTCGTATTTGACTCTTGCTTGGCTGGCGGGATGACCGACCTGGCAAGTTCAGGAAGAGTCATTAACATGGCATGCAGCGAAACCGGGGTTTCCTACGAAAGCAGTTCTTGGGGAGGGGGACACGGGCAATTCACCTATTACTTTGTTGACCAGGGAATGCTATCTGGCCTAGCTGACAAGTACGATTATGACAGAGATGGAAAACTCAAGGAACCGGGTGACGTGAGTATTGAAGAGGCTTTTGATTATGCCAAGGCAAATTGCTTGAAGCAGACCCCGTCGATAAGGGATTCCTTTATCAACGACTTGCTGTTATAA